The Streptomyces fungicidicus nucleotide sequence GCAACGTTGTCATCACTGCTGTTCGAGCCCGAGGTGCGGTCCCGTCGACGGGCGGGCGGGCGACACGGAAGCCCTGTCGAGACGAGAAGCCCGTTCGGGCAGTGGGGAGCACGAAAACCTCCACGAGGCGAAGAGGGGATCGTCAGGGGGAAGCCTCCTTCGAGATTAAGGGGAGACAACCCTTGAGACAAGAGTTTGCCAGGTGATCTGGGCAATGCGTCAACTCTTGTGCGAGCGGGCCGAATTCGGGCCCCGCGAACCGCCGTCACCAACAATCCCGCCGGCCCGGGACGCTGCCCATTGGAATGCGCTTACCCGCCACACCTAACGGCTTGTCGCCCCTTGCCGCGCTCCTTGAAGTGCTGACAACTCACCTGCCCGATCGGGCAAGCGGAACCACGGATACCGCGCCGACCGGGCCACCGAACCCGAGGAGGGAGATGCTCGACCAGCCGCAGTTCGGCCGTCGGCTCAAAAGACTCCGGACCGCACGCGGCCTGAGCCAGGCCGACGTCGTCGGCGACGGCATGTCGACGGGACACCTGTCACGCCTGGAGTCCGGCGGCCGGCGACCCACCGAGCGCACCGTGGCCTACCTCGCCCGGCGACTCGGCGTCGACGCTTCGGCCCTGACCGGCCCGCAGGACGACGGGTCCCTGAGCGGAGTGCTGGCCGCCGTGGTCTCGGCGCCGTCCGGGACGGACAGCACCGCGGCGCTCGACCGCGCGGTCGAGGACGACCCCGGCGACGACCCCGCCGCCCGCTGGCAGGCCCTGTGGCTGCTCAGCCAAGCCGCCGGTCGCGACGGCGACCACCGGTCGGAACGCACACGGCTGCTGGAACTCCTGGCGCTGAGCCGCTCGTTGGACGCCCCCGACCTCCACACCCGCTCGCTCGTCCGCTACGCGCGCTGCACACGGGCCATCGGCGACCTGGACACGGCGGAATCGGCGGCGACGGAGGCACTCGCCCTCGCCCGCACCGCGCACCTGTGCGTGCCCGACACCCTGGCCGCCCTGCTGGAGCTGATCAGCACCGAGACGGAACTGGGCCGGTGGGAGGCGGCCTCGCAGCACGTCGACGAGTTGGACCGCGATCTGCTGCCCCGGGCCTCTGCCGTACAGGCAGCCGAGGCCCTGTGGACGGCCGCCGTGGTCAGCAGCCGCAAGGGCGACGACGCGGCCGCCATGGCCCGGCTGGACCAGGCCCTGAGTCTGCTCAAGGACGGACGGGAGGACCTGACCGCGTGGGCCCGGCTGCGGACCGCCGCCGCCGCTGCGGCCCTGCAGATGTCACCGCCCCGGGTGGCTGCCGCAGAGGAATGGCTGACAGCGGCCGCCTCCGTCCTCGATCTGACCGGCACGCCTGCGCAGCTCCAGGAACTGCACGCCCTCCAGGCTCATCTCGCCTTCGCGCAAGGGCGGTTGGAGGACGCCGCCCTGCTGAGTCGGACCGTGCTGTCCGAGGAGGACCTGCGTCTCCCCTACCGTGACCGGGTACGGCTGTCGGTCCTCGACGGCCGGCTGGCGATCCACGCGGGCCGGGTCGAGGAGGGCGTCGCCGCGCTCCAGCAGCTCGCACGGCAGGCCACGCAGTCCGGGTACGTCGGCCTCGCCGCCCACGTCTGGCAAGTGCTGGCCACCGCCCTGGCTGCCGGCATCCACCCCTCCGGGGCGGCCCCCTGCCACACGTGCCGCGGCCGGTCGGGCGGGCCGCGGTCCGTCAACGGGCGGGGCACTCGCGCCGGCGGGGCGGACGGCCTCGCAGAGAGCAGAGGGAAGCCGTGACGACGGCGCGACGGCCCAGCCGGCGCGAACGGCCTGGGCCTCGCGCCGACCCGTCACTGACCGGCCGGAGGGCCGCCCACGCGCGGGCACGGGCACGACGGCACCGCGGGTGTGCGGGTGTGCGGGTGTGCGGGTGTGCGGGTGTGCGCTCAGCCTCCAGCAGATCGCGCGGAGCGGATCCGGAAGCGCTTCGGTCAAGCTGGGCCGCCACGGTGCGGGCGGCGACTCGTCCTGCCGTCGCACAAGCCCTCCGGCACACTGGATCGCATGGAAGAGATGGACCGGCAGCTCGGTCTGCGGCTGGAGAAGGCCATCATGAGCCTGCTGGAGCGCCGTGCCGACACCGCGTCGATCTGTCCGTCCGACGCGGCGCGCGCGGTCTACGAGGGAGACGACGGCTGGCGGGCCCTGATGGAACCGGCCCGCCGCGCGGCATGGCGTCTGGTGAACGACGGCGAGGTCGAGGTGACGCAGGGCGGCCGGCCCGTCGTGGAGACGGAGACGCGCGGACCCGTACGTATTCGGCGCGCGCGCCGGTAGCGGCAGCTGGGCACCTCCAGGTGCGGACACGGCCACGGCACGATTCCCGGACCGCCCCCGAAGGTGGCCGTGGACGGTCAAGGAACGCGTCGCCTGCCCCGAAGACCGACCGCCGGCGTCAGTTCAAGGACGGCGTCCGCCCCCAGCGCAACGGCGAACAGTTCGCCAACCGGGTCTGCGGCAAAGCCTCCCGGCGCCCGGGGCGGAGTCGGTCACTTCGAAGCCCACCGGGGCGAAGAAGCAGCCGCCCACCGCAAGGGGTCGTCCTCCAGCGCCGCGCGGTCCCACTGTCCGCGCACCGCGGCGGCTTCGTAGGTGGTGTGGAGGAACTCGGTGAGGGCGCGGTCGGGGTCGGGCGCGGCACGGACGGTCTCGTAAGGCAGCAGGAACTGCTTGAACTCCGCGCTGAAGTGGGCGCCTTCCGGGCCGACCGGGTAATCGGCGAACCCGTCGGGTTCGGGGTAGGCATAGGCGTAGAAGGCGCCCTCCTCTCCACCGCCGGGCCAGAACCCGCAGCTCGACAGCTCCCGGGAGTAGCCCTCGACCATGACCCAGTCCCCGCAGTTGGGTGCGCCGCCAGGGTGCGGCGGAGCCGCCCGTCCGGAGAAACGGGTGCAGGCCAGATCCATCGCGCCCCAGAAGAAGTGCACCGGGCTGACCTTGCCGACGAAGTACGAGCGGAACTCGCCCATGACCCGGTTAGCCTGCAGCATCTGGCGCCAGAACAGGGCAGCCGCTTCCCCGTCGTAGGAGGCGTGGTCGTGGTCCTCGGCGAAGGGGATGGCCGGCTCGACCTCGTTGGGGTACGGATGGATCGGGGCGTCGATCCCCAGCTCATCGAGCTCGTGCAGGATCCGGCTGTAGAACTCGGCGACCGGCATGGGACGGAGCGGGAAGCTTCGCGCGCCGCCGTCGCTGCTGCGGACGTCGAGCCGGTGGCCGACAAAGTCGAACTCGATCTCGAACGCCCCGGCGCGGTACGGGATGGCCGACGTCGTCAACCCGCGGGGGCTGACGTACAGAGTCACCTGCCACCAGTGGTTGATCAGGGGTGCGTGGGCCATCCGGATCTTTCCCACGATCTGGGTCCACATGTGGAGAGTGTCGCGGGTGGCGGTCCAGTCCGAGACCCGCAGGCTCGGCCAGTACGTCGCTGGTGCGGTCATCGCTTCTCACATCCGACGCGAGGTGGGAGCGGGTGGCGAACAGGAACAGCACCGTCCGCCGCTACCAACATACGGGAAGCGGGCCGGGCCGCATCACTGACCGCAGGGCCCCGCGTGGTCGCAGTAAGGCTGGAGGCGGCTCTGCCCGCAGCCGCACAGCACGGCCCTGGTCTCGGCTCGCACACCTTGCGGTGTGTCCACGCTCAGCTCCCCGCGCACGGTCAGTTGCCCGGCGGCACTGCGGGTGATCGTGGTGGGCCGGTCGGGGCGCCCCTCCGTTCCCGTCGTGCTCGGCTGCTCAGTCGCTGACCTTGCTGCGGGGCTGGTACAGCAGGTCCTACGCTCGTCGAGAGTCGTGCGCACCAGCGCCGACCCGACTCCCGCACCCTCGTACTCCGCCTTGCAGCCGGGCCGGATCGGCCGGGGTCTCGATCATGTTGAGGTAGACGTCGCCGGTGAAGCGCTCTGCGGGGGCCTTGACGGTCGGGGTCTGCGTGACGATTTCCATGGAAGGCGTTCCTTGCTGTGGGGGGAGGGCGACGCCGTGGCCGGCGGTCAGGGCCTGAGGAGGGCCTTGATGGCCCGGCGCTCGTCCATGGCCCGGTAGCCCTCGGCGACCTGGTCGAGGGGCAGGGTGAGATCGAAGACCTTGCCCGGGTCGATCCGGCCGGTCACGACTCGCTCGACGAGGTCGGGCAGGTAGCGGCGCACGGGGGCGGGGCCGCCGCGCAGGCCGACGTGGGAGAAGAACAGCTCCGGCCCGTCGACGGAGACGTCGTGCGGGACGCCGACGAAGCCGACGCTGCCGCCGGGGCGGGCGGAGTGCAGCGCCTGCCGCATGGCCTGCGCGGTGCCCACGCACTCCAGCACGCTGTCGGCGCCGATGCCGCCGGTGAGGTCCTTGATCCTGGCGATGCCCTCGGCACCGCGCTCGGTGACGATGTCGGTGGCGCCGAACTCCCGGGCCAGCTTCTGCCGGGACGCATGGCGGCTCATGGCGACGATCCGCTCCGCGCCCCTCTCCTTGGCGGCGATCACCGCGCACAGCCCGACCGCTCCGTCGCCCACGACCACGGCGGTGGAACCCGGCCGCACCTCGGCGGCGTCGGCGGCCCACCAGCCGGTGCCCATGACGTCGGAGACGGCCAGCAGACCGGGCCACAGCTCCTCGTCC carries:
- a CDS encoding helix-turn-helix domain-containing protein produces the protein MLDQPQFGRRLKRLRTARGLSQADVVGDGMSTGHLSRLESGGRRPTERTVAYLARRLGVDASALTGPQDDGSLSGVLAAVVSAPSGTDSTAALDRAVEDDPGDDPAARWQALWLLSQAAGRDGDHRSERTRLLELLALSRSLDAPDLHTRSLVRYARCTRAIGDLDTAESAATEALALARTAHLCVPDTLAALLELISTETELGRWEAASQHVDELDRDLLPRASAVQAAEALWTAAVVSSRKGDDAAAMARLDQALSLLKDGREDLTAWARLRTAAAAAALQMSPPRVAAAEEWLTAAASVLDLTGTPAQLQELHALQAHLAFAQGRLEDAALLSRTVLSEEDLRLPYRDRVRLSVLDGRLAIHAGRVEEGVAALQQLARQATQSGYVGLAAHVWQVLATALAAGIHPSGAAPCHTCRGRSGGPRSVNGRGTRAGGADGLAESRGKP
- a CDS encoding DUF3253 domain-containing protein, giving the protein MEEMDRQLGLRLEKAIMSLLERRADTASICPSDAARAVYEGDDGWRALMEPARRAAWRLVNDGEVEVTQGGRPVVETETRGPVRIRRARR
- a CDS encoding DUF5996 family protein, translated to MTAPATYWPSLRVSDWTATRDTLHMWTQIVGKIRMAHAPLINHWWQVTLYVSPRGLTTSAIPYRAGAFEIEFDFVGHRLDVRSSDGGARSFPLRPMPVAEFYSRILHELDELGIDAPIHPYPNEVEPAIPFAEDHDHASYDGEAAALFWRQMLQANRVMGEFRSYFVGKVSPVHFFWGAMDLACTRFSGRAAPPHPGGAPNCGDWVMVEGYSRELSSCGFWPGGGEEGAFYAYAYPEPDGFADYPVGPEGAHFSAEFKQFLLPYETVRAAPDPDRALTEFLHTTYEAAAVRGQWDRAALEDDPLRWAAASSPRWASK
- a CDS encoding CDGSH iron-sulfur domain-containing protein; this encodes MRTTLDERRTCCTSPAARSATEQPSTTGTEGRPDRPTTITRSAAGQLTVRGELSVDTPQGVRAETRAVLCGCGQSRLQPYCDHAGPCGQ
- a CDS encoding zinc-dependent alcohol dehydrogenase family protein, coding for MRGAVIHAPGDVRFETLDDPEILHPTDAVIRTAVTCVCGSDLWPWRGLEPIGDAHPMGHEYVGFVEEVGSEVTAVKPGQFVVGSFATSDNTCANCRNGFPSNCLHREFMSTCQAEYVRIPNAQGTLVATDVVPDEELWPGLLAVSDVMGTGWWAADAAEVRPGSTAVVVGDGAVGLCAVIAAKERGAERIVAMSRHASRQKLAREFGATDIVTERGAEGIARIKDLTGGIGADSVLECVGTAQAMRQALHSARPGGSVGFVGVPHDVSVDGPELFFSHVGLRGGPAPVRRYLPDLVERVVTGRIDPGKVFDLTLPLDQVAEGYRAMDERRAIKALLRP